In a genomic window of Sulfurisphaera tokodaii str. 7:
- a CDS encoding ATP-binding protein — MSLFIDTEGRLREIKVFTRPTADGRGSISFRTFIIEFPFNRNIEIDTGKLLAVETIKENKYLVLEVVDYLPLHYAMINLDGTIPKELRDEIMRRVEESWNSNESWIETYASPVGYIMEINDNNIKFTKGYIPPLLGSKIKLFTPKAYEKFIFYEDGENIGKVVNENIDLKISLRKAIKYHIGVFAYTGSGKSNLTALLVRKALESIQELKVIIIDVSMEYAVLLLDQLVKLNSRLITLDRLPNNEIDAGRRLIRTHVIPEELSDFKEEIRKAFEALYTQNKLRKLYIPPQGITYLTYGYLIEMVRSQVEDKYVATAQKPFFLMLLQQIDKLMREKKMTKDDIVDDSINEILNEVELKAREANLRENSAIFSFISAIKSYINQEPVTSEEYDIETLAIEALDNSSESARLFIVESPNMDDARMIVSLLIEQIFMRRKRSYSSSPTILFVLDEAQEFIPFDTKQKDNSEASSLAVEKLLRHGRKYYLHGLISTQRLAYLNTNVLQQIHTYFVSTLPRPYDRQLIAETFGVSDSLVEKTLEFDVGQWMIVSFKAALKEDIPVIFKAENNIDKLKEWLKKK; from the coding sequence ATGTCCTTGTTTATTGATACTGAAGGTAGACTAAGGGAAATAAAAGTATTTACTAGGCCTACAGCTGATGGTAGAGGTTCAATATCTTTCAGAACTTTTATAATTGAATTCCCTTTTAACAGAAATATTGAGATAGATACTGGTAAATTACTAGCTGTAGAAACTATTAAAGAAAATAAATATTTAGTGCTAGAAGTAGTAGATTATCTCCCCTTACACTATGCAATGATCAATCTTGACGGTACAATACCAAAAGAATTACGAGATGAAATAATGAGAAGAGTTGAGGAGAGTTGGAATTCTAACGAATCTTGGATAGAAACTTATGCATCTCCAGTAGGATACATAATGGAAATTAATGACAACAATATAAAATTTACAAAGGGATATATACCGCCACTTTTAGGTTCAAAGATAAAGTTATTTACGCCAAAAGCTTATGAGAAATTCATTTTTTATGAAGATGGAGAAAACATAGGAAAAGTTGTTAACGAGAACATAGATCTAAAGATAAGCTTAAGGAAAGCCATAAAGTATCACATAGGAGTATTTGCATATACTGGTTCTGGAAAATCTAATTTAACTGCTTTATTAGTTAGAAAAGCCTTAGAGTCAATACAAGAATTAAAAGTAATAATAATAGATGTTTCAATGGAATACGCTGTACTTCTTCTTGATCAATTAGTGAAACTTAACTCCAGATTAATAACTCTGGATAGATTACCAAATAACGAGATTGATGCCGGGAGAAGATTAATTAGAACACATGTTATACCAGAAGAACTTTCTGATTTTAAAGAAGAAATTAGGAAAGCTTTTGAAGCTCTCTATACACAAAACAAATTAAGAAAACTTTACATTCCTCCGCAAGGTATAACGTATCTAACCTACGGATATTTAATAGAAATGGTTAGATCTCAAGTTGAAGATAAATATGTAGCTACAGCACAAAAACCATTCTTCCTCATGTTACTTCAACAAATAGACAAATTAATGAGAGAGAAAAAAATGACCAAGGATGATATAGTTGATGATAGTATAAATGAGATCCTAAATGAAGTAGAACTTAAGGCTAGAGAAGCTAACTTAAGAGAGAATTCTGCCATATTTTCCTTTATTTCTGCGATAAAGAGTTATATAAATCAAGAACCAGTCACAAGTGAGGAATACGATATAGAGACATTAGCGATAGAAGCTCTTGATAATTCATCAGAATCAGCTAGGTTATTTATAGTTGAGTCGCCAAATATGGATGATGCCAGAATGATAGTCTCACTACTTATAGAACAGATATTCATGAGGAGAAAAAGATCCTATTCGTCATCTCCTACAATTTTGTTTGTTCTTGATGAAGCCCAGGAGTTTATACCATTCGATACAAAACAAAAGGATAATAGTGAAGCATCTTCACTAGCAGTCGAGAAACTGCTTAGACATGGAAGAAAGTATTACCTTCATGGTTTAATCAGTACGCAGAGATTAGCATATCTGAACACGAATGTATTACAGCAGATTCATACTTACTTTGTAAGTACATTACCAAGACCATATGATAGACAGCTAATTGCGGAAACGTTTGGAGTATCAGACTCCTTAGTTGAAAAAACTTTAGAATTCGATGTAGGACAATGGATGATAGTGAGTTTTAAGGCTGCGCTCAAAGAAGATATACCAGTTATATTTAAAGCTGAAAATAACATAGATAAGCTTAAAGAATGGCTGAAAAAGAAATAA
- a CDS encoding protein-L-isoaspartate O-methyltransferase family protein produces the protein MAEKEIINYIRTLITSEELIRAFTKVDRRKFLPDKLKDRAYSIKHIDEPLQITKNYTTTALSLGLKMLDLLELKKEDKVLEIGTGIGYYTALIAEIVGGKNVYTVEYDEEMFNIAKQNLKEYNVNLIFGDGSIGYEEAKPYDKAIIWAASPTFPCLIYNQIKDQGIIIVPITDKKDRQGLYKIVKVKSPTMIRYFDVIFSPLRGICGYWLN, from the coding sequence ATGGCTGAAAAAGAAATAATTAATTATATAAGGACTCTAATAACAAGCGAAGAGCTAATAAGGGCATTTACGAAAGTAGATAGAAGGAAATTTCTTCCAGATAAATTAAAAGATAGAGCATATTCAATTAAACATATAGATGAACCATTGCAAATAACTAAAAACTATACAACTACTGCCTTAAGCCTTGGATTGAAAATGCTTGATTTACTTGAGCTAAAAAAGGAAGATAAGGTGTTAGAAATAGGCACTGGAATTGGTTATTATACAGCATTAATTGCTGAGATTGTTGGAGGAAAAAATGTTTATACAGTCGAGTATGATGAAGAGATGTTTAACATAGCAAAACAAAATCTCAAGGAATACAATGTTAACCTTATTTTTGGAGATGGAAGTATTGGTTATGAAGAAGCAAAACCGTATGATAAAGCTATAATTTGGGCTGCATCGCCAACATTTCCTTGTCTAATTTACAATCAAATTAAAGATCAAGGAATAATTATAGTTCCAATAACAGATAAAAAGGATAGACAAGGATTATACAAAATCGTGAAAGTAAAATCACCAACAATGATTAGATATTTTGATGTTATCTTTTCTCCATTAAGAGGTATTTGTGGTTATTGGTTAAATTAA
- a CDS encoding sulfite exporter TauE/SafE family protein yields MIPIYFLILIGISVGILTGITGSSGVLIVVPALSYLGLSYYDSIGSSLLVDVITTLSVIFVYFKNGNVDYRVSLLLGLGAVVGAQLGSRIAFAVPEKGLEASFTIFTSYMAYMSFKRSRNPKLNIKRIEIGKTKSLIAIFLAMIIGIVTGTLGASGGIMFIAVMMLLFSIDIKRMIGTATLAMLFSAISGTTAYISAGRIDIIAGIIIGITALISGYYFAKIANKMHPAHIYMFLGSVFVATSISELFKVLGVF; encoded by the coding sequence ATGATCCCAATTTATTTCCTTATTCTTATTGGAATTTCTGTAGGAATTCTAACTGGGATTACTGGGTCTAGTGGCGTTCTTATAGTAGTTCCAGCTCTCTCTTACTTAGGTCTTTCTTATTATGACTCAATTGGTTCGAGTCTACTTGTAGACGTGATCACTACACTTTCAGTTATCTTTGTCTACTTTAAAAACGGAAATGTTGATTATAGAGTTTCTTTACTCTTAGGTTTAGGCGCAGTAGTAGGTGCACAATTAGGTTCGCGAATAGCATTTGCAGTACCAGAAAAGGGTTTAGAAGCATCATTTACAATATTCACGTCATACATGGCATATATGTCATTTAAAAGATCTAGAAATCCGAAGCTTAATATAAAGAGGATTGAGATCGGGAAGACGAAGTCCTTAATAGCTATATTTTTAGCGATGATTATAGGCATTGTAACTGGAACTTTAGGGGCAAGTGGCGGTATAATGTTTATTGCTGTTATGATGCTTTTATTTTCAATTGATATCAAAAGAATGATTGGTACAGCCACTTTAGCTATGCTATTTTCAGCAATTAGCGGAACTACAGCATATATAAGTGCTGGAAGAATCGATATAATAGCTGGGATAATAATTGGTATAACTGCTTTGATATCGGGTTATTATTTTGCAAAGATAGCAAATAAGATGCATCCAGCTCATATTTACATGTTTTTAGGCAGTGTGTTTGTAGCTACATCAATTAGTGAGCTTTTCAAAGTTCTCGGTGTATTTTAG
- a CDS encoding glycosyltransferase family 2 protein, with the protein MEIIIPVGPSDKLEWVKQSVSSALSQKVNRVVIYDNSERKDIEEYFLSLRSEITYVKDKRMKKVNMAKLRNKMLELTSEKHVIFLDSDVVLPSNFSKKIEEKLLEGVAFTWMHYAYSSEEIEKPINKGEHNPNLGCAGINTEYIKMIGGFDEKYERDEDVWLYAKLKKLGYRVEPANGRCLHLNKVHARTDFKSSIKEARRNLWRSKYDLMLLFDGLTDITFLTGYTYYGSYYILAILSAFFPSISVLYIPLIGYGVYYYGGFKKYLLNLIPGLALAISFPYGLFYNLKLRNIS; encoded by the coding sequence ATGGAAATTATTATACCAGTCGGTCCTAGTGATAAACTAGAATGGGTAAAACAATCTGTAAGCTCTGCTTTATCTCAAAAAGTTAATAGAGTTGTAATTTATGATAACAGTGAGAGAAAAGATATAGAGGAATATTTCTTATCACTTCGCTCTGAAATTACTTATGTTAAGGATAAAAGAATGAAAAAAGTTAACATGGCTAAATTAAGAAATAAAATGCTAGAATTAACATCTGAAAAACATGTAATATTTCTTGATAGTGACGTAGTTTTACCTAGTAATTTTAGTAAGAAGATTGAGGAAAAACTATTAGAAGGAGTTGCATTTACATGGATGCATTATGCATACTCAAGCGAAGAAATTGAAAAGCCTATCAATAAAGGAGAGCATAATCCTAATCTGGGATGTGCTGGAATTAATACTGAATATATAAAAATGATAGGAGGATTCGACGAAAAATATGAAAGAGATGAAGACGTTTGGCTTTATGCAAAACTAAAAAAATTAGGATATAGAGTAGAACCTGCTAATGGAAGATGTTTACATTTAAATAAAGTTCACGCTAGAACTGATTTTAAATCTTCGATAAAGGAAGCAAGAAGAAATTTATGGAGAAGTAAATATGATTTAATGTTGTTATTTGATGGACTAACAGATATTACGTTTTTGACTGGTTATACATATTATGGCAGTTACTATATACTAGCTATTTTGTCTGCATTTTTTCCATCAATCTCCGTTCTTTATATACCTTTGATAGGTTATGGTGTTTACTATTATGGAGGATTTAAAAAATATCTACTGAATTTAATACCGGGTTTAGCATTAGCTATATCGTTTCCTTACGGGTTATTTTATAATTTAAAACTGAGAAACATATCATAA
- a CDS encoding glycosyltransferase family 4 protein, whose product MEEIKVAVIAHGLGMSRGYSGEGYVYKNIFELLKEKNINFVAVSFSKPYDTSLNSIYSLPFHLPKFDKYQRLLVYFTAKKVKPKLFFNASGILIPLSNIAPHIIYAGAPAISSVPSKYTRSLFWRLYLLPFRIIISRIKDEAKKATIIANSLYSARAIAKVFEIPQPQVIYPPVDVEFYSKAFENEDRESVFVTIARFEKGKMIENAIKFSHLSGIKGIVIGSLNDKRYYKELMRLRDRLNADIKFLPNLPREEVLKILSKAKLYFHPTIGEHFGIPIIEAMASGVVPIVPKESGGSEIVPQFSYDNLEDAVRIGKEIIEKYSNNLRKEMHEKAIMFDKNNFKEKIYDVISKYLM is encoded by the coding sequence ATGGAAGAAATAAAGGTAGCCGTAATTGCACATGGTCTGGGAATGAGTAGAGGTTACAGTGGTGAGGGTTATGTTTATAAAAACATCTTTGAATTACTAAAGGAAAAAAATATAAATTTTGTAGCAGTAAGCTTTTCTAAACCGTATGACACTTCACTAAATTCTATTTACTCTTTGCCTTTTCATTTACCGAAGTTTGATAAATACCAAAGGCTTCTTGTTTATTTTACTGCTAAGAAAGTAAAACCTAAGTTGTTTTTTAATGCTTCTGGTATTTTGATTCCATTGTCTAATATTGCCCCTCACATTATTTACGCAGGAGCACCGGCTATATCCTCTGTACCTAGTAAATATACAAGATCACTTTTTTGGAGACTTTATCTTTTACCTTTTAGGATAATTATCAGTAGAATAAAGGATGAAGCTAAGAAAGCCACAATAATTGCCAACTCTCTTTACTCTGCTAGAGCAATAGCTAAAGTCTTTGAAATACCTCAGCCTCAAGTAATTTATCCTCCTGTCGATGTTGAGTTTTACTCAAAAGCTTTTGAAAATGAGGATAGGGAAAGTGTGTTTGTTACTATTGCTAGGTTTGAAAAAGGAAAAATGATAGAGAATGCAATAAAATTTTCGCATCTTAGCGGAATTAAGGGAATCGTAATTGGCTCTTTGAATGATAAAAGGTATTATAAAGAACTTATGAGATTAAGAGATAGACTAAATGCTGATATTAAGTTTTTACCTAATTTACCAAGAGAAGAGGTTTTAAAAATACTTTCTAAAGCTAAATTATATTTTCACCCAACTATTGGTGAACATTTTGGAATACCCATCATAGAGGCTATGGCATCTGGTGTTGTTCCCATTGTCCCTAAGGAGAGCGGTGGTAGTGAAATAGTTCCTCAATTCTCTTATGACAACTTAGAGGATGCTGTTAGGATAGGTAAAGAAATCATTGAAAAATATTCGAATAATTTAAGAAAAGAAATGCATGAAAAAGCTATAATGTTTGATAAAAATAACTTCAAGGAAAAAATTTACGACGTTATAAGTAAATATTTAATGTAG
- a CDS encoding NAD-dependent epimerase/dehydratase family protein → MVYVITGGAGYIGGHLTDYLVERGEDVVVIDDFSYGKYMNNKAIYKKIDLRSNADIEIPKDSILFHLAANPDVRTSMIHVQEHFERDVKVTLNILEIARKYDVKKFIFASSSTVYGEAKVIPTPEDSELKPISNYGLFKLLGEEMVEYYSRVYSIRAVSVRLANVTGGRISHGVIYDFVNKLLKDSNKLEILGNGKQKKSYIYITDTIEGLILLAEENTGSYSVYNLGNEDWITVDEIAKIVEEEMGVSPKHIYVDSGEGRGWVGDVRFMLLDIKKIKEIGWKPKYTSRDAVRLAVRDLLNELHKN, encoded by the coding sequence ATGGTTTACGTGATAACTGGTGGTGCTGGTTATATAGGTGGGCATTTAACAGATTATTTAGTAGAAAGAGGAGAAGATGTCGTTGTAATTGATGATTTTTCTTATGGAAAATATATGAATAATAAAGCTATTTATAAAAAGATAGATTTAAGATCTAATGCTGACATAGAAATACCAAAAGATTCAATTCTTTTTCATTTAGCTGCCAATCCAGATGTAAGGACTTCAATGATTCACGTGCAAGAACATTTTGAAAGGGATGTAAAGGTTACTCTTAATATATTAGAAATAGCGAGAAAATATGATGTTAAAAAATTTATCTTTGCCTCTTCCTCTACTGTATATGGAGAGGCAAAAGTTATTCCTACACCAGAAGATTCTGAATTAAAGCCAATTTCTAACTATGGTCTTTTTAAATTATTAGGAGAAGAAATGGTAGAATATTATTCTAGGGTTTATAGTATAAGAGCAGTTTCGGTTCGTTTAGCTAACGTAACTGGAGGTAGAATATCTCATGGAGTAATTTATGATTTCGTAAATAAACTCTTAAAAGATAGTAATAAGCTAGAAATTTTAGGAAATGGAAAACAGAAAAAAAGTTATATCTATATTACAGATACAATAGAAGGATTAATCTTATTAGCAGAGGAAAATACTGGTTCGTATTCAGTATATAATCTTGGTAACGAAGATTGGATTACTGTTGATGAAATTGCTAAGATCGTGGAAGAGGAAATGGGTGTGTCCCCCAAGCATATATACGTTGATTCTGGAGAAGGAAGAGGATGGGTGGGTGATGTTAGATTTATGTTACTTGACATAAAAAAGATAAAAGAAATTGGTTGGAAGCCTAAATATACTTCTAGAGACGCTGTTAGACTTGCTGTGAGGGATTTATTAAATGAATTACATAAAAATTAG
- a CDS encoding 30S ribosomal protein S8e gives MGYFQGNDFRKITGGKKGKHRDKRKFELGSPPTETKLSTEELIEKERGMGGNIKIRVKYATFANIYDPQEKVSKKAKILSVIETPANKEYARRGIIVKGSIIQTELGKAKVTSRPGQDGTINAILIKE, from the coding sequence ATGGGATATTTTCAAGGTAATGATTTTAGGAAAATAACTGGTGGTAAAAAAGGAAAACATAGAGATAAAAGGAAGTTTGAATTAGGTTCTCCTCCTACTGAAACAAAACTTAGTACTGAGGAGTTAATAGAAAAAGAAAGAGGTATGGGAGGAAATATAAAAATAAGAGTGAAATATGCCACGTTTGCAAACATATATGACCCTCAAGAAAAGGTAAGCAAGAAAGCAAAAATATTATCAGTTATAGAAACTCCAGCAAATAAGGAGTATGCTAGAAGAGGAATAATTGTAAAAGGATCAATAATTCAAACAGAATTGGGAAAAGCAAAGGTAACTTCAAGGCCAGGTCAAGACGGAACAATAAATGCTATACTGATTAAAGAATGA
- the uppS gene encoding polyprenyl diphosphate synthase: MFKEKVGKIILYPVYKFYEKILWNEIKNGPFPQHVGIIPDGNRRWARANNLSINDAYYSGYRKLKQVLLWLLEMGIKNITVFALSTENCDKRSNLELNTIFNYIKAGLEELLYGEIIYKYEVKVRAIGLIYKLPLDLLEVLNQLSKKTENFNKRKLTLAICYGGRQEIIDATKKIIADYEKGKIKLDDINENIFRQYLYDKELEDIDLVIRSSGEIRISNFLLWHIAYSELFFVDTYWPDFRKIDLWRAIRSYQKRKRNFGA; the protein is encoded by the coding sequence ATGTTTAAAGAAAAAGTAGGGAAGATTATACTATATCCAGTCTATAAGTTCTATGAAAAAATTTTATGGAATGAGATAAAAAATGGTCCATTTCCTCAACATGTTGGAATTATTCCAGATGGGAATAGGAGATGGGCAAGAGCCAACAACTTAAGTATAAATGATGCATATTATAGTGGTTACAGAAAGTTAAAACAAGTGTTATTATGGTTACTAGAGATGGGTATAAAAAATATAACGGTATTTGCACTTTCAACAGAAAATTGTGATAAGAGATCAAATCTTGAGCTTAATACAATATTTAACTACATTAAGGCAGGATTAGAAGAGTTACTCTATGGCGAAATAATTTATAAATATGAAGTTAAAGTAAGAGCAATAGGTCTAATATATAAACTTCCCCTAGACCTATTAGAAGTACTAAATCAATTAAGTAAAAAAACTGAGAATTTTAACAAGAGGAAGCTTACTCTTGCAATCTGTTATGGAGGAAGACAAGAAATAATTGATGCTACCAAAAAAATTATTGCAGATTACGAGAAAGGAAAAATAAAACTAGATGATATTAATGAAAATATATTTAGGCAATACCTTTATGATAAAGAGCTAGAAGACATAGATCTAGTAATTAGATCTTCTGGTGAAATACGAATAAGTAATTTCCTTTTATGGCATATAGCGTATTCAGAACTCTTTTTTGTAGACACATATTGGCCAGACTTTAGAAAGATAGACTTATGGAGAGCAATAAGATCTTATCAAAAGAGGAAAAGAAATTTCGGTGCTTAA
- a CDS encoding N-acetyl-lysine deacetylase, producing MQLEKELSRRKIKELLLEILSIYTPSGEEERAKDFFEKVSKEFNLNLEISKSKSYFLGKGDILLASHIDTVPGFIQPKIEGEVIYGRGAVDAKGPLIAMLLATYILNEKGYKVQFAALADEEGKSKGARELANSGIRYNYIIIGEPSNTLDVIVEYRGVLHLDILCRGNSQHSSSSKENLIVDLSKKILEIYREPSNYENFSIVPTIIKSGDYINMTPSEGYLHLDIRYSIKNSKDEILALIHNEFKTCDIKIVEDIEPVKVDVNSNIVKAVMRGIIKQGYKPKLARKAGTSDMNILKNIAKEIVTYGPGNSTLEHTNNEKISIDEIFIALTTYINAIEELCLKKK from the coding sequence ATGCAGCTAGAAAAGGAATTATCGAGACGGAAAATAAAAGAGCTATTACTTGAAATACTTTCAATTTATACTCCTTCTGGCGAAGAGGAAAGAGCTAAAGATTTTTTTGAAAAAGTCTCAAAGGAATTTAATCTTAATCTAGAAATTTCTAAATCTAAGTCATATTTCCTAGGAAAAGGGGATATACTCTTAGCATCACATATAGATACAGTTCCAGGATTTATACAGCCTAAAATAGAAGGAGAAGTTATATATGGTAGGGGGGCTGTTGACGCAAAAGGTCCTTTGATTGCTATGCTTTTGGCAACTTATATATTAAATGAAAAAGGGTATAAAGTTCAATTTGCTGCACTAGCAGATGAAGAAGGAAAAAGTAAGGGCGCAAGGGAATTAGCTAATAGTGGTATTAGGTACAATTATATTATCATAGGGGAACCCAGTAATACTTTAGATGTTATAGTGGAATATAGGGGAGTATTGCATTTAGATATATTATGTAGAGGAAATTCTCAGCATTCTTCTTCATCTAAAGAGAATTTGATAGTTGACTTATCGAAAAAAATTCTAGAAATATATAGAGAACCAAGTAACTATGAGAATTTTTCTATAGTACCTACCATAATAAAATCTGGTGATTATATAAATATGACACCTTCAGAAGGGTATTTACATCTAGATATAAGATACTCGATTAAAAACTCTAAGGATGAGATTCTAGCTCTTATTCATAATGAGTTTAAAACATGTGATATAAAAATAGTAGAAGATATAGAACCAGTGAAAGTTGATGTAAATAGTAATATTGTTAAAGCAGTTATGCGAGGCATAATAAAGCAAGGGTATAAGCCAAAACTAGCTAGAAAAGCAGGGACTAGTGATATGAATATATTAAAAAATATAGCAAAAGAAATAGTAACCTATGGACCTGGGAATTCTACGTTAGAACACACAAATAATGAAAAGATTTCTATCGATGAAATATTTATAGCTTTAACAACTTATATCAATGCGATAGAAGAATTATGTTTAAAGAAAAAGTAG